A single window of Meiothermus sp. DNA harbors:
- a CDS encoding XdhC family protein: protein MANETSMLLAALEAAWAEGKETAIATVVRVIGSAYRREGAKMLVREDGSSACMISGGCLEQEMIEIAMQILARGRAERTIFDYNEEKTWWPGCGGTVEVWVEPVEAGSMLHRWLQESAESEPSVLATVLAGGEGRVWLKPSGGQEGQISPPELHEQVVRIARQMQGGTSRPTTRYVQEAEVFFDVSSPTPELVLFGAGHDAKPMANQALVLGFRVTVVDARPELLQGFEGCQTIQAAHDEYAQKIDLTPRQHVIVMNHHLDIDRQALRFALESPARYVGMLGPRNRLEKILEALRVEGFVPSPEQMARLRNPIGLDIGAESPEEIAMAALAEIVALQRGFQGGFLNDKKSGIHEAVGKALYP from the coding sequence ATGGCAAACGAAACCTCTATGCTGCTGGCCGCCCTCGAGGCCGCCTGGGCCGAGGGCAAGGAAACCGCTATCGCAACCGTGGTGCGGGTGATTGGGTCGGCTTATCGGCGCGAAGGGGCCAAGATGCTGGTGCGGGAGGACGGCAGTTCGGCCTGCATGATCTCGGGGGGTTGCCTCGAGCAAGAGATGATCGAAATTGCCATGCAAATTCTGGCCCGGGGCCGTGCCGAACGCACCATCTTCGACTACAACGAGGAAAAAACCTGGTGGCCCGGCTGCGGCGGCACGGTGGAGGTCTGGGTAGAGCCGGTAGAGGCCGGAAGCATGCTCCACCGCTGGCTTCAGGAGAGTGCCGAGTCGGAGCCCTCGGTGCTGGCAACGGTCTTGGCGGGAGGGGAGGGGAGGGTCTGGCTGAAGCCCAGTGGGGGCCAGGAGGGGCAGATCTCTCCCCCCGAACTCCACGAGCAGGTGGTACGCATCGCCCGGCAGATGCAAGGCGGCACCTCCCGCCCCACCACCCGCTATGTGCAGGAGGCCGAGGTATTTTTCGATGTGAGCAGCCCCACTCCCGAGCTGGTTTTGTTCGGGGCCGGCCACGACGCCAAACCCATGGCCAACCAGGCGCTGGTGCTGGGATTCAGGGTGACGGTGGTGGATGCCCGCCCCGAGCTGTTGCAGGGCTTCGAGGGCTGCCAGACCATCCAGGCCGCCCACGATGAGTACGCTCAGAAGATCGATCTCACCCCCCGGCAGCACGTCATCGTGATGAACCACCACCTTGACATAGACCGTCAGGCCCTGCGTTTTGCTCTGGAGTCGCCTGCCCGGTATGTGGGGATGTTGGGGCCACGCAACCGCCTGGAAAAAATCCTCGAGGCCCTGCGAGTCGAGGGTTTCGTGCCCAGTCCGGAGCAGATGGCCCGCCTGCGCAATCCCATTGGCCTGGACATCGGGGCGGAGAGCCCGGAGGAGATTGCGATGGCGGCCCTGGCCGAGATTGTGGCCCTGCAAAGAGGCTTCCAGGGGGGCTTCCTCAACGACAAGAAAAGCGGTATTCACGAGGCGGTTGGGAAAGCGCTTTACCCCTGA
- a CDS encoding CPBP family intramembrane glutamic endopeptidase gives MFRFFLLLQLGLLLIGLVWMELAGYSALQNPNPLRDTLAFFLLFFGLMGLERLFSWLFPQSFRAAEALHGQLGAVMRAQGVNHHQALLLAVVSGVGEEVFFRGALQNALWGGWLGVLLQAVVFTALHPVPDRKAWSYPLFIFVGGLLFGASYLLTGSLIPGILAHYLHNARGFYQLLEQEKAV, from the coding sequence ATGTTTCGCTTTTTCTTGCTGCTCCAGCTCGGGCTCTTGCTAATCGGGCTGGTCTGGATGGAGCTAGCCGGCTACTCCGCCCTGCAAAACCCCAACCCCCTGCGCGATACGCTGGCCTTTTTCTTGCTTTTTTTCGGGTTGATGGGCCTCGAGCGCCTGTTTTCCTGGCTTTTCCCGCAAAGCTTCCGGGCAGCCGAGGCCCTGCACGGCCAGCTTGGGGCAGTCATGCGAGCCCAGGGCGTCAACCACCATCAGGCCCTACTCCTAGCCGTGGTATCGGGCGTAGGTGAGGAGGTGTTTTTTCGCGGGGCCCTACAAAATGCCTTGTGGGGCGGTTGGCTTGGGGTGCTACTCCAGGCGGTGGTGTTTACGGCACTTCATCCGGTGCCCGACCGCAAAGCCTGGAGCTATCCACTGTTTATTTTTGTGGGCGGTCTGCTGTTCGGTGCAAGTTATCTGCTCACCGGAAGCCTGATTCCGGGTATCCTGGCCCACTACCTCCACAACGCCCGGGGCTTTTATCAGCTTCTGGAGCAAGAGAAAGCCGTTTAG
- the trpA gene encoding tryptophan synthase subunit alpha, with product MTTREAFAQAKAQGRAALIPYVMAGYPSRGADLELVREVLPYADLLEVGLPYSDPLGDGPVIQRASEQALRQGLRVADVAQFVREIRALTDKPLFLMTYLNPVLAVGPERFFSMFKEAGANGLILPDLPPDEDPGLVALAQGMGLETTFLLAPTSTEARIRTVAPHCTGFVYTVSVAGVTGARDRLPEGLPELVGRIRRVTEAPVAIGFGVSNRTTARQAAQAADGAVIASALIRAHAEGRGLAEVLREVRAGLEGAFGPVH from the coding sequence ATGACCACCCGCGAGGCTTTTGCCCAGGCCAAAGCCCAGGGCCGGGCGGCCCTTATCCCTTACGTGATGGCCGGGTACCCGAGCCGGGGGGCCGACCTCGAGCTGGTCAGGGAGGTGCTGCCCTACGCGGATCTGCTCGAGGTGGGCCTGCCCTACTCCGACCCCTTAGGCGACGGCCCGGTAATCCAGCGGGCCTCCGAGCAGGCCCTGCGGCAGGGGTTGCGGGTGGCCGATGTGGCCCAGTTCGTGCGGGAAATCCGGGCCCTCACCGATAAGCCCCTTTTCCTCATGACCTACCTCAACCCGGTGCTGGCGGTGGGGCCGGAGCGCTTTTTCAGCATGTTCAAGGAGGCCGGGGCCAACGGCCTCATCCTCCCCGACCTACCCCCCGACGAAGACCCCGGGCTGGTCGCGTTGGCCCAGGGGATGGGCCTCGAGACCACCTTCCTTTTGGCCCCCACCTCCACCGAGGCCCGCATCCGAACCGTGGCCCCCCACTGCACCGGCTTTGTGTACACCGTCTCGGTGGCGGGGGTCACCGGGGCGCGCGACCGGCTGCCTGAGGGTCTCCCGGAACTGGTGGGGCGCATCCGCCGGGTCACCGAGGCCCCAGTGGCCATCGGCTTTGGCGTCTCCAACCGAACCACCGCCCGGCAGGCGGCCCAGGCCGCCGATGGGGCGGTGATTGCCAGTGCGCTCATCCGCGCCCACGCAGAGGGGAGAGGGCTGGCGGAGGTGTTGCGCGAGGTGCGGGCAGGCTTGGAGGGGGCTTTCGGCCCGGTGCATTAG
- a CDS encoding regulatory protein RecX, with amino-acid sequence MKHTTPDELFLYAVRALGARAYPEATLRQKLARKAPLDMVEAVVQRLKGLGYLDDRQYAEGYARLYAGRWGAAKLRRALLSKGLSREVVEQVLAEQASLQDPVEAALALLERYPGRHRGEKPRAMRFLLNRGYSLTQAALAWERYQRPTTRS; translated from the coding sequence GTGAAGCACACTACCCCCGATGAGTTGTTCTTATATGCGGTGCGGGCCCTAGGGGCCAGGGCTTACCCGGAAGCGACCCTGCGTCAAAAACTGGCCCGAAAAGCCCCCTTGGATATGGTCGAGGCGGTGGTGCAACGACTAAAGGGCTTGGGTTACCTCGACGACCGACAGTACGCCGAAGGCTACGCCCGGCTTTATGCAGGCCGTTGGGGTGCGGCCAAGCTGCGCCGGGCCTTGTTGAGCAAAGGCCTTTCGCGTGAGGTTGTAGAGCAGGTTCTGGCCGAACAGGCCTCGTTACAAGACCCTGTAGAGGCGGCCCTAGCCTTGCTCGAGCGCTACCCAGGCCGTCACCGGGGTGAAAAACCCAGGGCGATGCGTTTTCTGCTCAACCGAGGCTATTCCCTGACTCAGGCCGCTTTAGCTTGGGAGCGCTACCAGCGGCCAACCACCCGGTCGTAG
- a CDS encoding Lrp/AsnC ligand binding domain-containing protein, with protein MITAFVLIQTSRESTAETAEAVAEIPGVAEVYSVTGEWDLVAILRFQDFEQLDDIVTLGLRKLKGIERTQTLLAFRAYSRKLLEQGFNIGSEGL; from the coding sequence ATGATTACCGCTTTTGTCCTGATCCAAACCAGCCGTGAGTCCACCGCCGAAACCGCCGAGGCGGTGGCCGAAATTCCGGGCGTGGCCGAGGTGTATTCGGTTACGGGGGAATGGGATCTGGTGGCTATCCTACGCTTCCAAGACTTCGAGCAGCTCGACGACATCGTGACCCTGGGCCTGCGCAAGCTCAAGGGCATCGAACGCACCCAAACCCTCCTGGCTTTTAGGGCCTATTCCCGCAAGCTGCTCGAGCAAGGTTTCAATATTGGCAGCGAAGGGCTCTGA
- the trpB gene encoding tryptophan synthase subunit beta, producing the protein MQLPSYPLPDAKGRYVDFGGRYVPETLMPALEELTEAYLHYKQDPEFLAEYAYYLREYVGRPSPLYFAENLTRHLGGAKIYLKREDLNHTGAHKINNTLGQALLCKRMGKKRVIAETGAGQHGVSVATVAALMGLECVVYQGAEDVRRQALNVFRMKLLGAEVRPVESGTKTLKDATNEAIRDWVTNVQDSFYIIGSVVGPHPYPMMARDFQSVVGEEIKAQLLEKEGRENPDVVIACVGGGSNAIGVFAPFAYQEYRPRLIGVEAAGHGAASGLHSLSIGAGRKGVLHGAMMYLLYDDDGQIRPAHSVSAGLDYPGVGPEHSYFAEAGLAEYVGITDEEALEGFRLLCRLEGIIPALESAHAIAYAAKLAPEMESEQVIVINLSGRGDKDVVEVMRIMEGGAA; encoded by the coding sequence ATGCAGCTACCCAGCTACCCCCTGCCCGACGCTAAAGGGCGCTACGTCGACTTTGGCGGGCGCTACGTGCCCGAAACCCTAATGCCGGCCTTAGAAGAGCTGACCGAGGCCTACCTTCACTACAAGCAAGACCCCGAGTTTTTGGCCGAGTACGCCTACTACCTGCGCGAGTACGTGGGCCGGCCCAGCCCCCTCTACTTTGCCGAAAACCTCACCCGTCACCTGGGCGGGGCCAAAATCTACCTGAAGCGCGAAGACCTGAACCACACCGGGGCCCACAAGATCAACAACACCTTAGGCCAGGCCCTGTTGTGCAAGCGCATGGGCAAGAAGCGGGTGATCGCCGAGACCGGGGCGGGCCAGCACGGGGTGAGTGTGGCCACGGTGGCCGCCCTGATGGGCCTGGAGTGCGTGGTCTACCAGGGGGCCGAAGACGTGCGGCGGCAGGCCCTGAACGTCTTTCGCATGAAGCTCCTGGGGGCCGAGGTGCGCCCGGTGGAAAGCGGAACCAAAACCCTCAAGGACGCCACCAACGAGGCCATAAGGGACTGGGTGACCAACGTGCAGGATAGCTTCTACATCATCGGCTCAGTGGTGGGGCCGCACCCGTACCCCATGATGGCCCGCGACTTCCAGAGCGTGGTGGGAGAGGAGATCAAGGCCCAGCTTTTGGAGAAGGAAGGGCGCGAGAACCCCGATGTAGTCATCGCCTGCGTGGGCGGGGGTTCGAATGCCATTGGGGTCTTTGCGCCTTTCGCCTACCAAGAATACCGCCCCCGCCTGATTGGGGTGGAGGCCGCCGGCCACGGCGCGGCCTCGGGGCTGCACTCGCTTTCCATCGGGGCGGGGCGCAAGGGGGTGCTGCACGGGGCCATGATGTACCTGCTCTACGACGACGATGGCCAGATTCGCCCGGCCCACTCGGTCTCGGCGGGCCTGGACTACCCTGGGGTAGGCCCGGAGCACAGCTACTTCGCCGAAGCGGGCCTGGCCGAGTACGTGGGCATCACCGACGAGGAGGCGCTGGAGGGCTTCCGGCTTTTGTGCCGGCTGGAGGGGATTATTCCGGCCCTCGAGTCGGCCCACGCCATTGCCTACGCGGCCAAGCTGGCCCCCGAGATGGAGTCCGAGCAGGTGATCGTGATTAACCTTTCGGGCCGGGGCGACAAGGACGTGGTGGAGGTGATGCGGATTATGGAAGGGGGTGCGGCATGA
- a CDS encoding metallophosphoesterase, whose amino-acid sequence MRVFAIADIHLSKAFPKPMNIFGPEWAKHPEAVFEEWRKTVGDDDLVIVAGDISWAMKLPEALLDLADLAQLPGTKVLLRGNHDYWWPSISRLRQVLPPRMHALQHDSLIIGDLAIAGSRGWDTPGSYNFTPEDEKIYKREVERLALSLKTLQNHEYEHLILAMHYPPYGPTGGPTGFTELIDQYRPTCVVYGHLHGADPERLPKQWNGIPLHFVSADVVRFKPQLILETAHQTHAVNVAGVE is encoded by the coding sequence ATGCGTGTGTTTGCCATTGCCGATATCCACCTGTCCAAGGCTTTCCCCAAGCCCATGAACATCTTTGGGCCGGAGTGGGCCAAGCACCCCGAGGCGGTGTTCGAGGAATGGCGCAAAACCGTGGGTGACGATGACTTGGTCATCGTGGCCGGAGATATCTCCTGGGCCATGAAACTGCCTGAGGCCCTGCTCGACCTGGCCGACTTAGCCCAGCTACCAGGCACCAAGGTACTTTTGCGCGGCAACCACGACTACTGGTGGCCCTCCATTAGCCGTCTGCGGCAGGTGCTGCCACCCCGCATGCACGCCCTGCAACACGACTCCCTGATCATCGGCGACCTGGCCATTGCCGGAAGCCGCGGCTGGGACACCCCCGGCAGCTACAACTTCACCCCGGAAGACGAAAAAATATACAAACGCGAAGTCGAGCGGCTGGCATTGTCGCTCAAAACCCTACAAAACCACGAGTATGAGCACCTAATCCTGGCCATGCACTACCCGCCGTATGGCCCTACCGGTGGCCCCACCGGCTTTACCGAGTTGATAGACCAGTACCGGCCTACTTGCGTGGTCTACGGGCACCTGCACGGGGCTGACCCCGAGCGCTTACCCAAGCAGTGGAATGGGATTCCCCTACACTTTGTCTCTGCCGACGTGGTACGCTTTAAGCCGCAACTCATCCTCGAGACCGCCCATCAGACACATGCGGTAAATGTTGCCGGTGTCGAATAG
- a CDS encoding aminopeptidase, producing the protein MEPFADYLDKLAKVAVQVGLGLKAGQEVVITAPIEAVPLARKIAEYAYRAGSPLVTVLYDDDAATLLRFQHAPESAFEHAPKWLFEGMAAAFRSGAARLHIAGSDPNLLRGQNPERVARANRARSMAYRPVLELITSFEVNWTIVAYPHPAWAQTVFPNLEQQQAVQKLWDAIIKASRLDTPDPVATWQAHNRQLSERVAYLNHKRYSALHFKGPGTDLLVGLADDHVWAGGAGQAKNGAVCNPNIPTEEVFTAPHKDRVEGYVRSTKPLSYQGSLLEDIEVRFEKGRVVEAKAKTGADVLHKVLQTDEGARSLGEVALVPHSSPIAQTGILFYNTLFDENAASHIALGQAYSECIRGGSQLSPEELAAKGANSSLIHIDWMIGSSQIDVDGISPSGQAEPLMRGGEWV; encoded by the coding sequence ATGGAACCTTTTGCAGACTACCTCGATAAGCTGGCAAAAGTAGCGGTGCAGGTGGGGCTTGGGCTAAAGGCCGGTCAGGAAGTGGTCATTACCGCCCCCATCGAGGCCGTGCCCCTGGCGCGCAAGATTGCCGAGTATGCCTACCGGGCCGGAAGCCCGCTGGTGACGGTGCTCTACGACGACGACGCTGCCACCCTCCTGCGCTTTCAGCACGCCCCCGAAAGCGCCTTCGAGCACGCTCCCAAGTGGCTTTTTGAGGGGATGGCCGCAGCCTTTCGCAGCGGAGCAGCCCGCTTGCATATTGCAGGCAGCGACCCCAACTTGCTGCGGGGACAAAACCCCGAGCGCGTAGCCCGGGCCAACCGCGCCCGCTCGATGGCCTACCGCCCGGTACTCGAGCTGATTACCTCGTTCGAGGTCAACTGGACCATCGTGGCCTATCCGCATCCGGCCTGGGCCCAAACGGTTTTTCCCAACCTCGAGCAGCAGCAAGCAGTACAAAAGCTCTGGGATGCCATTATCAAGGCCTCGAGGCTCGACACCCCCGACCCTGTGGCTACCTGGCAGGCCCACAACCGGCAGCTTTCCGAACGGGTGGCCTACTTGAACCACAAGCGCTATAGCGCCCTGCATTTCAAGGGCCCCGGCACCGACCTGCTCGTCGGGCTGGCCGACGACCACGTCTGGGCCGGAGGGGCCGGTCAGGCCAAAAATGGGGCGGTTTGCAACCCCAATATCCCCACCGAGGAAGTATTTACCGCCCCCCACAAAGACCGCGTCGAGGGCTACGTGCGCAGCACCAAGCCGCTGTCTTACCAGGGCAGTTTGCTCGAGGACATCGAAGTACGTTTCGAAAAAGGCCGGGTAGTGGAGGCGAAAGCCAAAACCGGCGCCGATGTGCTGCACAAGGTGTTGCAGACCGACGAGGGGGCCAGAAGCCTGGGCGAAGTGGCCCTGGTACCGCACTCCTCACCCATCGCCCAGACGGGAATTCTCTTCTACAACACCCTTTTCGACGAAAACGCGGCCAGCCACATTGCGCTGGGGCAGGCCTACAGCGAGTGCATTCGGGGTGGCAGCCAGCTAAGCCCCGAGGAACTTGCCGCCAAAGGGGCCAACAGCAGCCTAATTCACATAGACTGGATGATCGGCTCGAGCCAGATCGACGTTGACGGGATCAGCCCGTCCGGTCAGGCCGAGCCGCTCATGCGCGGGGGGGAGTGGGTATAG
- a CDS encoding Ppx/GppA phosphatase family protein: MQRLGIVDLGSGTARLVVYVYEPGKQFRLVDEIRETVRLGEGLATQGRLSKSAMQRALSALKLYADFAQATDLDELRVIATSASRDAENSAEFMREVRKLGLQVQVLSGEDEARFGVLAVANAFNFEDAWVMDLGGGSAQLSQMEGRIYREGRAYPLGAVRLTEMFLRSNPPKKGEIEDLERFVRKEMKGVLAQVRKHPLPLVAMGGTVRNLAKLAQRRQNYPLDLVHGYYLSREALEEVVAMLAQRSTEQRRQLEGLQADRADVIVAGGVVYRTVLRETGLEGLWISGQGVREGAFYREFLPAPHLLSDVRGFYVRNLFARYPQDFGHTARVRHFCRLLFRLLAPLHGYGQAEEQLLDEAALLHDIGMSVGYYDHHKHGEYLIMSAAIPGLTHREQVLLGLLVRYHRKGEPRPGVYRSVLQEGDNKRLLRLATLLRISEYLERSRAGRVEGLEIEIGPKQVRLSLLASEEPWVELAETRKQSKLFQQAFGRELLVEWIPKT; encoded by the coding sequence GTGCAACGGCTGGGCATTGTGGACTTGGGGTCGGGAACGGCGCGGCTGGTGGTGTATGTCTACGAGCCGGGAAAGCAATTCCGGCTGGTAGACGAAATTCGGGAAACCGTGCGGCTAGGCGAGGGGCTTGCTACCCAGGGCCGCCTGAGTAAAAGCGCGATGCAGCGGGCCCTCTCCGCCCTAAAGCTCTATGCCGATTTTGCCCAGGCCACCGACCTAGACGAACTACGGGTGATTGCTACGAGTGCTAGCCGGGATGCCGAGAATAGCGCGGAGTTTATGCGCGAAGTACGAAAGCTAGGCCTCCAGGTACAAGTCCTCTCGGGCGAGGACGAGGCTCGCTTTGGGGTTTTGGCAGTAGCCAACGCTTTTAACTTTGAAGACGCCTGGGTGATGGACTTAGGGGGAGGCAGCGCCCAGCTCTCGCAGATGGAAGGCCGAATCTACCGCGAGGGCCGGGCCTATCCGCTGGGGGCGGTGCGGCTCACCGAGATGTTTCTGCGCTCGAACCCTCCCAAGAAGGGCGAGATCGAAGACCTCGAGCGCTTTGTGCGCAAAGAGATGAAGGGAGTCCTGGCCCAGGTGCGCAAACACCCCCTGCCCCTGGTGGCGATGGGCGGCACGGTGCGAAACCTGGCCAAACTGGCCCAGCGGCGCCAAAACTATCCCCTCGACCTTGTTCACGGCTACTACCTTTCGCGGGAGGCACTCGAGGAGGTGGTGGCCATGTTGGCCCAGCGCAGCACCGAGCAGCGGCGGCAGCTCGAGGGCCTCCAGGCCGATCGGGCCGATGTGATCGTGGCCGGGGGAGTGGTCTACCGCACCGTACTGCGCGAGACCGGGCTCGAGGGCCTGTGGATTTCCGGCCAGGGGGTACGGGAGGGGGCCTTTTACCGCGAGTTTTTGCCGGCCCCTCACCTTTTGAGCGATGTGCGGGGTTTTTATGTGCGCAACCTCTTTGCCCGCTACCCCCAGGACTTTGGCCACACTGCTCGGGTGCGCCACTTCTGCCGACTGCTCTTTCGCCTACTGGCTCCCCTGCACGGCTACGGCCAGGCCGAGGAGCAGCTTCTGGACGAGGCTGCCCTACTGCACGACATCGGCATGAGCGTGGGCTACTACGACCACCACAAGCACGGCGAATACCTGATCATGAGCGCGGCCATCCCCGGCCTGACCCACCGCGAGCAGGTCTTGCTGGGGCTGTTGGTGCGCTACCACCGCAAGGGCGAGCCCCGCCCTGGGGTGTATCGGTCGGTGCTGCAGGAGGGCGACAACAAGCGCTTGCTACGCCTGGCAACGCTCTTGCGGATTAGCGAGTACCTCGAGCGTAGCCGGGCCGGGCGGGTCGAGGGGCTGGAAATCGAGATTGGCCCCAAGCAGGTGCGCCTGAGCCTGCTGGCCTCGGAAGAGCCCTGGGTGGAGCTGGCCGAAACCCGCAAGCAGTCCAAGCTGTTTCAGCAGGCTTTCGGGCGGGAGCTGTTGGTAGAATGGATACCCAAGACCTGA
- the icd gene encoding NADP-dependent isocitrate dehydrogenase, giving the protein MAYQKITVPAGEKISIHEGKLQVPDHPIVGFIEGDGTGPDIWRAAQPVLDAAVAKAYGGKRKIAWAEIYAGEKANQVYGEVIWLPEETLEFIREYLVAIKGPLTTPVGGGIRSINVALRQELDLYACVRPVQWFEGVPSPVRHPELVNMVIFRENTEDIYAGIEFPKDSPEVRKFLEWFKAEFPKPYSKIRFPDTSGIGIKPVSEEGTQRLVEAALNYAIDNDLPSVTLVHKGNIMKFTEGAFRDWGYALAKSKYGAVDLDGGPWQTFTNPKTGKQIVVKDMIADNFLQQILLRPAEYSVIATLNLNGDYISDALAAQVGGIGIAPGSNVNYYTGHAVFEATHGTAPKYAGKDQVNPSSVILSGEMMLRYLGWTEAADLIIHAMTKTIAQGRVTYDFHRLMVAEGRSATLLKCSEFGQALVENM; this is encoded by the coding sequence ATGGCTTACCAAAAAATCACGGTTCCGGCAGGCGAGAAGATTTCCATTCACGAAGGCAAGCTACAGGTACCCGACCACCCCATTGTGGGCTTCATCGAGGGCGACGGCACCGGCCCCGACATCTGGAGAGCGGCGCAACCCGTGCTAGATGCAGCGGTTGCTAAAGCCTACGGGGGCAAGCGCAAAATTGCCTGGGCGGAAATTTATGCCGGCGAAAAGGCCAACCAGGTCTACGGCGAGGTCATCTGGCTGCCCGAGGAAACCCTCGAGTTCATCCGCGAGTACCTGGTAGCCATCAAGGGGCCCCTGACCACACCCGTAGGCGGCGGGATTCGTTCCATCAACGTGGCGCTGCGCCAGGAACTCGACCTGTATGCCTGCGTGCGCCCGGTGCAGTGGTTCGAGGGGGTACCCAGCCCGGTACGGCATCCCGAGCTGGTCAACATGGTCATTTTCCGTGAGAACACCGAGGACATCTACGCTGGTATCGAGTTTCCCAAGGATAGCCCCGAGGTGAGAAAGTTCCTCGAGTGGTTCAAGGCCGAGTTCCCCAAACCCTATAGCAAGATTCGCTTCCCCGATACTAGCGGTATCGGCATCAAGCCGGTCTCGGAGGAAGGCACCCAGCGCCTGGTCGAGGCCGCCCTCAACTACGCCATAGACAACGACCTGCCCTCGGTCACGCTGGTACATAAGGGCAACATCATGAAGTTTACCGAGGGGGCCTTCCGCGACTGGGGCTATGCCCTAGCCAAGAGCAAATACGGCGCGGTAGACCTGGATGGCGGCCCCTGGCAGACCTTCACCAACCCCAAAACCGGCAAGCAGATCGTGGTAAAGGATATGATCGCCGACAACTTCTTGCAGCAGATTCTGCTGCGCCCGGCCGAGTACAGCGTGATCGCCACCCTCAACCTGAACGGCGACTACATCTCCGACGCTCTGGCCGCCCAGGTAGGCGGCATTGGCATTGCTCCCGGCTCCAACGTGAACTACTACACCGGACACGCGGTCTTCGAGGCCACCCACGGCACCGCCCCCAAATATGCCGGAAAAGACCAGGTCAACCCCAGTTCGGTGATCCTTTCGGGCGAGATGATGCTGCGGTATCTGGGCTGGACAGAAGCCGCCGACCTGATCATCCATGCCATGACCAAGACCATCGCCCAAGGCAGGGTCACCTACGACTTCCACCGCCTAATGGTGGCCGAAGGCCGCAGCGCCACCTTGCTCAAGTGCAGCGAGTTTGGTCAGGCCTTGGTGGAGAATATGTAG
- a CDS encoding (2Fe-2S)-binding protein, which produces MAEKAHIKVVVNGVEHHSEVEPRLLLVHYLRETLGLTGTHVGCDTSQCGACTVHVDGQAVKSCTMFAVQADGSSITTIEGLAANGKLHPVQEGFWEMHGLQCGFCTPGMIMAAVDLLNKNPRPSEAEIRHALEGNLCRCTGYHNIVRAVQYAADKMAKVGAADD; this is translated from the coding sequence ATGGCAGAGAAAGCACACATCAAGGTAGTGGTCAATGGAGTCGAGCATCACAGCGAGGTCGAGCCTCGGCTTTTGTTGGTGCACTATCTGCGCGAAACCCTGGGCCTGACCGGCACCCACGTCGGCTGTGATACCAGCCAGTGCGGGGCCTGTACGGTGCACGTAGACGGGCAAGCGGTCAAGTCCTGCACCATGTTTGCGGTTCAAGCCGACGGTAGCAGCATCACCACCATCGAGGGTCTGGCTGCGAATGGCAAGCTTCACCCGGTGCAGGAGGGCTTCTGGGAGATGCACGGCCTGCAATGCGGCTTCTGCACCCCCGGCATGATTATGGCCGCAGTCGACCTTCTGAACAAAAACCCCCGGCCCAGCGAGGCCGAAATCCGGCATGCCCTCGAGGGCAACCTCTGCCGCTGCACCGGATACCACAACATCGTGCGGGCGGTGCAGTACGCCGCCGACAAGATGGCCAAAGTAGGGGCCGCAGACGATTGA